A region from the Candidatus Methylacidiphilales bacterium genome encodes:
- a CDS encoding DNA methyltransferase, whose protein sequence is MENVLTTAAAAMILNVSQARIRRLIKEGRLQAEKRGRDLLLKEADVRNFARNGRKKIGRPPASACGLLTVMEEPGLYRAPNESVRTIGDGEIRLGDALNVLPSLPANTFQMIVADPPYFQVLLDEKWDNTWQSSDQYLKWTLEWVRECKRVLRQDGLLYIFGQLGKREHVWLHTCSMLAKEMQFHDMIIWDRVVGYNERYDSFTPQYEMILVLRQAANAKPYFNKDAVRIPYDEDKIQSYLRDKRYKDKAARERHLRKGKYATNILRIPSLKGSSKEKVGHPSQKPISLIRLLISASTRKGDYVLDPFLGSGTTAVAAQELGRRWLGIEINPQYVQIAQKRISEVIAISELNLD, encoded by the coding sequence ATGGAAAACGTTTTAACTACGGCGGCGGCAGCTATGATTCTAAATGTTAGTCAAGCACGAATCAGAAGACTGATCAAGGAAGGAAGGCTTCAAGCTGAAAAGCGAGGACGTGACCTTCTCTTGAAAGAAGCTGATGTTCGAAATTTTGCTCGTAATGGAAGAAAAAAAATCGGTCGTCCTCCAGCCTCTGCTTGCGGGCTCCTAACCGTTATGGAAGAGCCGGGCTTGTATCGAGCACCCAACGAATCGGTTCGAACCATAGGTGACGGTGAAATCCGGCTTGGCGACGCTCTGAATGTCTTGCCGAGTCTTCCGGCCAACACCTTTCAAATGATCGTCGCGGATCCCCCATATTTTCAGGTTCTGTTGGACGAAAAATGGGACAACACCTGGCAGTCATCTGATCAATATCTCAAGTGGACTTTGGAATGGGTTCGAGAATGCAAACGCGTCCTCAGACAAGATGGGCTACTGTATATTTTCGGCCAACTTGGGAAGCGTGAACATGTGTGGCTCCACACCTGCTCAATGCTGGCGAAGGAAATGCAGTTTCACGACATGATTATTTGGGATAGAGTCGTTGGCTATAACGAACGCTATGACTCCTTTACTCCGCAATATGAAATGATTTTGGTGCTCCGCCAGGCCGCGAATGCAAAACCCTATTTCAATAAAGATGCTGTCCGTATTCCTTATGATGAAGATAAAATTCAATCATACTTGCGAGACAAGCGGTATAAGGATAAAGCTGCCAGAGAGAGGCATCTTCGGAAGGGTAAGTATGCAACAAACATCCTTCGGATACCGTCGCTTAAGGGTTCTTCAAAAGAGAAAGTAGGTCATCCCTCGCAAAAGCCTATCTCCTTGATAAGGTTACTGATTTCTGCGAGCACACGAAAAGGAGATTACGTCCTTGATCCGTTCCTGGGGAGTGGGACAACCGCTGTAGCAGCGCAAGAATTGGGGCGTCGCTGGTTAGGAATAGAAATCAACCCCCAATATGTGCAGATTGCACAAAAGCGAATTTCAGAGGTTATCGCCATTTCTGAACTTAATCTCGATTAA
- a CDS encoding glycosyltransferase family 39 protein yields the protein MKDFWRRVWGDLRWRAALCLAVVTGFRLWFCTYHELVPDEAYYWLWSKHLDMGYYSKGPAVAWTIAAGTGLWGDTVFGIRFFSVLLSAGTGWLVFDLARRLFDGRVGWWVLVGVGTLPIFAVGSVLMTIDPLSVFFWVCAAHGLWRGVAGEGLRHWVWAGFAVGCGFLAKQINALQLVCGVGWLLADRERRRWFMRPHFWAMVGVAGVCMLPVFVWNAQHGWITAQHLHERAALTEGWKMRPGEFFQFLVQQALVISPGYFVLMLVAWGGWVWRWWVQRQSGGQAEPFCAWMAWPVFALYAGLAWNEAGEANWTVTMLPTGMLLAVVWWRERWGSRVARGWIYGAVGVAVVMTVMVHETAWLRLKPRLDPLVRARGWRSLVDQVDEVRRAYPQAILIGNKYQTVSILSFYLPDRPRVYQPKVGRVVNQLSLWGDYDETRVTEALFVTDALDGLPEPLQGQFREWREVARLRPAAPWEGLRVWRVIYMKR from the coding sequence ATGAAGGATTTTTGGCGGCGGGTGTGGGGGGATTTGCGATGGCGGGCGGCGCTGTGTCTGGCGGTGGTGACGGGGTTTCGGTTGTGGTTTTGCACGTATCATGAGTTGGTGCCGGATGAGGCGTATTATTGGTTGTGGTCGAAGCATCTGGATATGGGCTACTATAGCAAGGGGCCGGCGGTGGCGTGGACGATTGCGGCGGGGACGGGGCTGTGGGGGGATACGGTGTTTGGGATTCGGTTTTTTTCGGTGTTGCTTTCGGCGGGGACGGGGTGGTTGGTGTTTGATTTGGCGCGACGGCTTTTTGATGGGCGGGTGGGGTGGTGGGTGCTTGTGGGGGTGGGGACGTTGCCGATTTTTGCGGTGGGGTCGGTGTTGATGACAATTGATCCGTTGAGTGTGTTTTTTTGGGTGTGTGCGGCGCATGGGTTGTGGCGGGGGGTGGCTGGGGAAGGGCTTCGGCATTGGGTGTGGGCGGGGTTTGCAGTGGGGTGTGGTTTTTTGGCGAAACAAATTAATGCGTTGCAGCTTGTGTGTGGGGTGGGGTGGTTGTTGGCGGATCGGGAGCGGCGGCGTTGGTTTATGCGGCCGCATTTTTGGGCGATGGTGGGAGTGGCGGGGGTATGTATGTTGCCCGTATTTGTGTGGAATGCGCAGCATGGGTGGATCACAGCGCAGCATTTGCATGAGCGGGCAGCTCTGACGGAGGGCTGGAAAATGAGGCCGGGGGAGTTTTTTCAATTTTTGGTGCAGCAGGCGTTGGTGATTTCGCCGGGGTATTTTGTGTTGATGTTGGTGGCGTGGGGGGGATGGGTGTGGAGGTGGTGGGTGCAGCGGCAGAGTGGTGGGCAGGCGGAGCCGTTTTGCGCGTGGATGGCGTGGCCGGTGTTTGCCTTGTATGCGGGTTTGGCTTGGAATGAGGCTGGGGAGGCGAATTGGACGGTGACGATGTTGCCTACGGGGATGCTATTGGCAGTGGTGTGGTGGCGTGAGCGTTGGGGCAGTAGGGTGGCTCGAGGCTGGATTTATGGGGCTGTAGGGGTGGCAGTGGTGATGACTGTGATGGTGCATGAGACGGCGTGGTTGCGCTTGAAACCGAGGCTCGATCCTTTGGTGCGAGCGAGGGGATGGCGGAGTCTGGTTGATCAAGTAGATGAGGTGAGGCGGGCATATCCGCAGGCGATTTTGATTGGGAACAAGTATCAGACGGTGTCGATACTTTCGTTTTATCTTCCGGATCGACCTAGGGTCTATCAGCCGAAGGTGGGGCGTGTGGTGAATCAATTGTCGCTGTGGGGGGATTATGATGAGACACGGGTGACGGAGGCGCTTTTTGTGACGGATGCTTTGGATGGGCTTCCGGAGCCGTTGCAGGGGCAATTTAGGGAATGGCGAGAGGTGGCGCGATTGCGGCCGGCGGCGCCGTGGGAGGGGTTGAGAGTGTGGCGAGTGATATATATGAAGCGGTGA